A DNA window from Candidatus Protochlamydia naegleriophila contains the following coding sequences:
- a CDS encoding sugar phosphate nucleotidyltransferase: MTTLTLLKNLTSRTSRVTDSIPASVDMRQVASLILSGGEGTRLYPLTLSRCKPAINFGGKYRLIDVPISNSIHAECHKIFVLTQFLSSSLHHHIFQTYMQGRTGGSIEILTAEQKPGQKNWFLGTADAVRQNIDYLLESPVEYFLILSGDQLYNINFREMVHFAKKTDADVVIAALPVNAQDATRMGILKVDERDFITDFYEKPQDKAILQSLKASPDILQRAGVQAISKRNYLGSMGIYLFKRKALVDLLFSDTREDFGKHLIPTKVATGRVAAYLYTGYWEDIGTIETFYQANMALTEAHPVFDFHNETRPIYTHRYDLPPAKFLNCQVKQSILCEGSILEADEVTHSVLGPRTVIHKGSIIRDSYLMGNDYYISPVSDHTRLPPFPQIGENCIIKRAIIDKNVHLGKGVQLINKQKMTHYDGDQVFIRDGIIIVPRGASLPDGFIL; the protein is encoded by the coding sequence ATGACTACTCTAACTTTACTAAAGAATCTCACTTCTCGAACATCCCGCGTTACAGACTCAATTCCTGCGTCAGTCGATATGCGACAAGTAGCGAGTCTAATCCTAAGTGGTGGAGAAGGAACGCGCCTTTATCCTCTGACCCTCTCGCGCTGTAAGCCGGCAATTAATTTTGGTGGAAAATATCGACTCATCGACGTCCCCATCTCTAATTCTATTCATGCTGAATGCCACAAAATTTTTGTTTTGACTCAATTTTTATCGTCTTCCTTGCATCATCACATCTTTCAAACCTATATGCAAGGGCGGACAGGGGGATCGATTGAGATTTTAACGGCTGAGCAAAAGCCGGGGCAGAAAAACTGGTTTTTGGGAACAGCAGATGCTGTGCGTCAAAATATTGACTATTTATTGGAAAGCCCGGTCGAGTATTTTCTGATCTTATCAGGAGACCAGCTTTACAATATCAATTTTCGTGAAATGGTTCATTTTGCCAAAAAAACTGATGCAGATGTCGTGATTGCGGCTTTGCCGGTTAATGCGCAGGATGCTACTCGAATGGGCATTTTAAAGGTAGATGAGCGCGATTTTATTACCGATTTTTACGAAAAACCGCAAGATAAAGCCATTTTGCAGAGCCTTAAGGCTTCTCCGGATATTTTGCAGCGGGCTGGCGTACAAGCGATTAGTAAGCGCAATTATTTGGGATCGATGGGCATTTACTTGTTTAAACGCAAAGCCTTAGTTGATTTGCTTTTCAGTGATACTCGCGAGGACTTTGGCAAGCACTTGATTCCTACTAAGGTGGCAACAGGGCGTGTGGCTGCCTATCTCTATACAGGATACTGGGAAGACATTGGGACGATTGAGACGTTTTATCAGGCTAATATGGCTTTGACGGAGGCTCATCCGGTTTTTGATTTCCACAATGAGACGCGCCCGATTTATACCCATCGCTACGACTTGCCTCCGGCAAAATTTCTCAATTGCCAGGTTAAACAAAGTATTCTTTGCGAAGGCTCGATTCTGGAAGCAGATGAAGTGACCCATAGCGTATTGGGTCCGCGTACAGTTATCCATAAAGGGTCCATCATTCGCGATTCTTATTTGATGGGAAATGATTACTATATCTCTCCTGTTAGCGATCATACCCGTTTGCCACCCTTTCCTCAGATAGGGGAAAATTGCATTATTAAGCGAGCCATTATCGATAAAAACGTCCACCTTGGCAAGGGCGTGCAGCTCATCAATAAGCAAAAAATGACTCATTATGACGGTGATCAGGTGTTTATACGCGATGGTATCATCATTGTTCCAAGAGGGGCTTCGCTTCCAGACGGGTTTATTTTATAA
- a CDS encoding metallophosphoesterase, with translation MTIWAIADLHLSFGVPSKHMRVFGEQWENYTDKIEQAWRSAVSDDDLVLIPGDISWAMRLEEARLDLDWIGQLPGTKVLLKGNHDYWWSSLSKIKTILPPSCHLIQNNSFNWNGASIAGARLWDVPGLSFNEIIDFKDFACVKKLTETDESDESRKIYERELVRLESSLKAMDTKAKLRIAMTHYPPVGPNLQETDVSRLLEKYGVQICVFGHLHNVKPHLTLFGVRNGISYQLTACDYLNSFKPIKIADNPA, from the coding sequence ATGACAATTTGGGCTATTGCCGATCTCCACCTTTCTTTTGGCGTTCCCAGCAAGCACATGCGTGTCTTTGGTGAGCAATGGGAAAACTATACCGATAAAATTGAGCAGGCTTGGCGCTCAGCTGTTTCTGACGATGATCTTGTGTTAATTCCGGGCGATATTTCTTGGGCCATGCGCTTGGAAGAAGCACGCCTTGATCTGGATTGGATAGGCCAATTACCTGGAACGAAGGTGTTGTTGAAGGGCAATCATGATTATTGGTGGAGTTCTTTGTCAAAGATCAAGACTATTTTGCCACCTTCCTGCCATCTGATTCAAAATAACAGCTTTAACTGGAATGGGGCGAGCATTGCAGGAGCCCGTCTATGGGATGTCCCAGGATTGAGTTTTAATGAAATCATCGATTTTAAAGACTTTGCTTGTGTGAAGAAATTAACCGAGACGGATGAATCGGATGAGAGTCGAAAAATTTATGAGAGAGAACTTGTTCGTCTAGAAAGCAGTCTAAAGGCCATGGATACTAAGGCTAAGCTGCGCATTGCCATGACCCACTATCCGCCAGTTGGGCCAAACTTGCAGGAGACTGACGTGAGCCGTCTGTTAGAAAAGTACGGGGTGCAGATTTGCGTTTTCGGCCATCTTCACAATGTCAAACCCCATCTGACACTATTCGGCGTGCGCAATGGTATTAGCTATCAGCTAACGGCGTGCGACTATCTTAATTCCTTCAAGCCAATCAAAATTGCTGATAATCCAGCTTAA
- a CDS encoding ABC transporter substrate-binding protein, with amino-acid sequence MINFSALLERGRQFFASPKRRNGLFLALFCLILILIIRGCSSSPFHNNVYTIGQDVQWSSLNVMNKERELSALNLDLLSAIAKQENVKFSLFPIASNSLIRLLETKELDGIISALPPTPINQSIYTFSEPFFPLGPVLIISARSPLKGWNEMAVKIIGVQSNVQMLLNLEKNPSIQLRLYDNILSALADLDDHRIDGVIFPALPAYIYTNTFYEGKLKIATAPLTDESLRLVALKNERGQQLINTFNQGLKELQTNGTYHQLLSRWGFMDFEKIEEN; translated from the coding sequence ATGATCAATTTTTCTGCTCTGCTGGAACGGGGACGTCAATTTTTTGCTTCACCCAAAAGGCGCAATGGATTATTCCTAGCTCTCTTTTGCCTTATCCTTATCCTAATTATCCGAGGATGCTCTTCTTCGCCCTTTCACAATAATGTCTATACAATTGGTCAAGACGTTCAATGGTCGAGCCTGAATGTCATGAATAAAGAGCGGGAACTCTCAGCACTTAACCTGGATCTGCTTTCAGCAATTGCTAAACAAGAAAACGTTAAATTCAGCTTGTTCCCAATTGCCAGCAACTCCCTGATAAGACTACTTGAGACGAAAGAATTGGATGGAATCATCAGCGCCCTACCACCTACCCCCATCAATCAGTCCATCTACACATTCTCTGAGCCCTTCTTTCCGCTCGGCCCCGTGCTTATCATCTCTGCCAGAAGCCCCTTAAAGGGATGGAATGAAATGGCTGTTAAAATTATTGGCGTCCAATCCAATGTACAAATGCTTTTAAATCTCGAAAAAAATCCTTCCATTCAACTTCGCTTGTATGACAACATATTGAGCGCCCTTGCCGATTTAGACGATCACCGCATCGATGGCGTCATTTTTCCTGCCTTGCCCGCCTACATCTACACCAATACTTTCTACGAAGGAAAATTAAAAATAGCCACCGCCCCTTTAACCGATGAAAGCCTCCGGCTCGTTGCCCTAAAGAATGAACGGGGACAACAGCTCATCAACACCTTCAACCAGGGCTTAAAAGAACTGCAAACCAATGGCACCTATCATCAATTGCTTAGCCGCTGGGGATTTATGGACTTCGAAAAAATCGAAGAAAATTAA